The Microbacterium schleiferi genome contains the following window.
TGCCCAGGCTCTGCTGATGAGCGACGCCGACGTGAAGCTCGACGTCGGGCGTGAACTCACCCGAGGGCTGGGAGCTGGCGCAGACCCCGAAGTGGGCCGTCGTGCGGCCGAAGACCACACCGAGGAGATCGAAGAGGCCCTCCGCGGCGCCGACATGGTGTTCGTCACCGCGGGCGAGGGTGGTGGCACCGGCACCGGTGGTGCGCCCGTCGTCGCGAAGATCGCCAAGTCGATCGGTGCCCTCACGATCGGTGTCGTGACCAAGCCCTTCTCGTTCGAGGGGCGCCGCCGGCAGAGCCAGGCGGAGACGGGCGTCTCGCGCCTGAAGGAAGAGGTCGACACCCTCATCGTCGTTCCCAACGACCGGCTCCTCGAGATCAGCGATCGCGGGATCTCGATGATCGAGGCCTTTGCCACGGCCGACCAGGTGCTTCTTGCCGGTGTCCAGGGCATCACCGACCTCATCACGACGCCGGGCCTGATCAACCTCGACTTCGCGGACGTGAAGTCCGTCATGCAGGGCGCGGGCTCAGCACTCATGGGAATCGGCTCCGCTCGCGGAGCCGACCGGGCGATCAAGGCCGCCGAGCTTGCCGTCGAATCTCCGCTGCTCGAAGCATCCATCGAGGGGGCTCACGGCGTTCTGCTGTCGATCCAGGGCGGCTCGAACCTCGGCATTTTCGAGATCAACGACGCTGCGCAGCTGGTCAAGGAGGCCGCGCATCCCGAGGCGAACATCATCTTC
Protein-coding sequences here:
- the ftsZ gene encoding cell division protein FtsZ; amino-acid sequence: MSQNQNYLAVIKVVGVGGGGVNAVNRMIELGLRGVEFIAVNTDAQALLMSDADVKLDVGRELTRGLGAGADPEVGRRAAEDHTEEIEEALRGADMVFVTAGEGGGTGTGGAPVVAKIAKSIGALTIGVVTKPFSFEGRRRQSQAETGVSRLKEEVDTLIVVPNDRLLEISDRGISMIEAFATADQVLLAGVQGITDLITTPGLINLDFADVKSVMQGAGSALMGIGSARGADRAIKAAELAVESPLLEASIEGAHGVLLSIQGGSNLGIFEINDAAQLVKEAAHPEANIIFGTVIDDTLGDEVRVTVIAAGFDGGEPQTRADAVPVVRREPVEPQAAASADEESQRPEQLAPVPSISDAAFDSAFGDDDLDIPDFLK